In the genome of Pelobacter seleniigenes DSM 18267, one region contains:
- a CDS encoding response regulator transcription factor — MKPLKIIIAEDNPKDLEFLELLISSWDEEVSVTHAHNGQAALELGLNQEAPLVISDIQMPELNGIDFARELWQQKPAARIVFWSQFKDEMYVRALAKIVPPETVYGYILKSSSKERIASAIHTVLIDEQCWIAPEVRKVQGRAGHSLTALSDIEYEALLDISLGLTDNLIAQRRYLSRRGVQSRLNSLYSKLGIDQEQFHSDKYGDSFNLRNRAVAVSLARGLINAFEMENEEQDFQTWFKRFQRNNKPKDTF; from the coding sequence ATGAAACCATTGAAAATCATCATCGCCGAAGACAACCCCAAAGACCTTGAGTTTCTTGAACTGCTGATATCATCCTGGGATGAAGAGGTCAGCGTGACCCATGCCCACAACGGTCAGGCCGCCCTGGAATTGGGGCTCAATCAGGAGGCGCCCCTGGTCATCAGCGATATTCAGATGCCCGAACTCAATGGTATTGACTTTGCCCGGGAACTCTGGCAGCAAAAACCGGCGGCACGCATTGTGTTCTGGAGCCAGTTCAAAGACGAAATGTACGTGCGAGCCCTGGCCAAAATCGTTCCTCCGGAAACAGTCTACGGGTATATCCTCAAATCCAGCTCGAAAGAACGGATTGCCTCAGCCATCCACACCGTACTGATCGATGAACAATGCTGGATTGCCCCCGAAGTTCGCAAAGTTCAAGGGCGGGCCGGCCATTCCCTGACGGCCCTCTCCGATATCGAATACGAGGCACTGCTCGATATTTCCCTCGGTCTGACCGATAATCTGATTGCCCAACGGCGCTATCTGTCCAGGCGGGGGGTGCAGAGCAGACTCAATTCCCTGTACAGCAAACTGGGTATAGATCAGGAACAGTTTCATAGCGATAAATACGGAGATTCCTTTAATTTACGCAACCGGGCGGTAGCGGTCTCCCTGGCGCGGGGACTTATCAACGCTTTTGAAATGGAAAACGAAGAACAGGATTTTCAAACCTGGTTTAAGCGCTTTCAGCGCAACAACAAACCCAAAGATACTTTTTAA